In Synergistaceae bacterium, a single window of DNA contains:
- a CDS encoding beta-aspartyl-peptidase has product MKLELQKALVKGIVWGNKTELLKDSTLQINKNELLEFVSDVENFSAIDADLARPGEKVRIVPVKDVIQPRYKIEGKGQVFPGMISDVETVGEGKTFVLEGAAVVTCGKIINFQEGIIDMSGEGAKYTPFSKTMNMVLVVERKEGLENHAYEEACRMAGFKAALYLAKKAYESGAKADSIETYEMPSLSERLSEHPQLPKVAYLYMLQTQGLLHDSYVYGVDVKNIIPTLISPTEIMDGAIVSGNCVSACDKNSTYTHQNNPVINKLYEHHGKDLNFVGVIITNENVTLADKRRSSSYAVKLATMIGVDGLIISEEGFGNPDADLIMNCTKAEKVGIKTVLITDEYAGRDGASQSLADAAPEADAVVTAGNANEIVVLPKMDKIIGFTEYVDIIAGGFDGSLRPDGTIEVELQAITGSTSELGFTNIGAKSW; this is encoded by the coding sequence GTGAAATTAGAACTGCAAAAAGCATTAGTAAAAGGGATAGTCTGGGGCAATAAGACAGAACTACTCAAAGATTCAACCCTTCAAATCAACAAAAATGAGCTTTTGGAGTTTGTTTCTGATGTGGAAAATTTTAGCGCCATAGACGCGGACTTGGCCAGACCTGGCGAAAAGGTCAGGATTGTGCCAGTAAAAGATGTCATTCAACCTCGCTACAAAATAGAGGGAAAGGGACAGGTCTTTCCCGGTATGATTAGCGACGTCGAAACTGTGGGAGAAGGCAAAACCTTTGTGCTTGAAGGTGCCGCAGTGGTAACTTGCGGAAAAATTATTAACTTTCAAGAGGGAATAATAGATATGTCGGGAGAAGGAGCCAAATACACTCCTTTTTCAAAAACAATGAATATGGTCCTTGTAGTAGAAAGAAAAGAGGGGCTTGAAAATCACGCATACGAAGAAGCGTGTAGAATGGCAGGTTTTAAGGCTGCCCTCTATCTCGCAAAAAAAGCATACGAGAGTGGAGCTAAAGCGGATAGTATAGAAACATATGAAATGCCGTCTCTTTCAGAAAGACTCTCAGAACATCCCCAACTTCCTAAGGTTGCCTACTTATATATGTTGCAAACTCAAGGCCTTCTACATGACAGCTATGTTTATGGTGTTGATGTCAAAAATATTATTCCCACTCTTATCAGCCCAACCGAAATTATGGATGGCGCAATAGTATCTGGGAATTGTGTTTCTGCTTGCGACAAAAATAGTACTTACACTCACCAAAATAATCCAGTAATAAATAAACTATACGAACATCACGGCAAGGACCTAAACTTCGTCGGAGTAATTATTACAAATGAAAATGTTACTTTGGCAGATAAAAGACGCAGCTCCTCCTACGCTGTTAAACTTGCAACAATGATAGGAGTAGACGGACTCATAATAAGTGAAGAAGGATTCGGGAACCCTGATGCAGATCTCATAATGAACTGTACAAAAGCAGAAAAAGTCGGAATAAAAACTGTTTTGATAACGGACGAATATGCCGGCCGCGATGGGGCAAGCCAATCGTTGGCAGATGCAGCTCCTGAAGCTGATGCAGTAGTAACAGCCGGCAACGCAAATGAAATAGTAGTTCTTCCCAAAATGGACAAGATTATAGGTTTCACAGAATATGTAGACATCATCGCAGGCGGATTTGACGGTTCTCTTCGTCCCGACGGAACAATAGAGGTAGAACTTCAAGCCATAACAGGTTCCACATCGGAACTTGGATTCACAAATATTGGCGCCAAGAGCTGGTAG